The following are encoded in a window of Amycolatopsis lexingtonensis genomic DNA:
- a CDS encoding YciI family protein, with protein sequence MKYMLLIYGNEEAFTSVGAETLAEIIRETDVLNQELYESGELVGAYGVADDGHTKMVRVTGGTPVVTDGPYAEAKEFLGSFMIVDCDSLDRALEIAARSPSARYWGVEVRPLMHEANVEP encoded by the coding sequence ATGAAGTACATGCTGCTGATCTACGGCAACGAAGAAGCCTTCACCTCGGTGGGCGCGGAGACGCTCGCCGAGATCATCCGCGAGACCGACGTCCTCAACCAGGAGCTGTACGAGTCGGGTGAGCTGGTCGGCGCCTACGGCGTCGCCGACGACGGGCACACCAAGATGGTCCGGGTCACCGGCGGGACGCCGGTGGTGACCGACGGCCCCTACGCCGAGGCGAAGGAGTTCCTGGGCAGCTTCATGATCGTCGATTGCGACAGCCTGGACCGGGCACTGGAGATCGCGGCCCGCAGCCCGTCCGCGCGCTACTGGGGCGTCGAGGTCCGGCCGCTCATGCACGAGGCGAACGTCGAGCCGTGA
- a CDS encoding tachylectin-related carbohydrate-binding protein, with product MRFTTRSIAAGLAALAVLTAGATAASATTESDAMAARMEQLAAYATAACVTGGPTAADTAAATRLNSVLTGTLKGHMTPYRVSCARAVIDAVQARGLDERAAVIAITTTIVESLIENISERVDHTSLGLFQQLDSWGTEAQRLNPAWATNAFLDVMEDFYPNGSWRTAAIGDVCQRVQRSAFPERYQPQAADAQRIVDELSSPAATTVSVYGALGDGRLTYSTINSQTGDRTKTLVSTDNLGFVPKALATLNFNTVLVTSPAGVLYRVDVITNNNSLQFSTPTALGGGWTHDMLTYDGHGHLYGIAGSTLMSYVVSRPKPASTQIGQRAVIGTGFTMRTIAATGDDWLIGISTTGVLRSYHIAADYTWTGTTLADRWSTFDQIVSPGYGLYYGQTRDGALYRYHDHNPFDFDGSDIQGFGTDPVDTQGWTQTLLSAQPFGA from the coding sequence ATGCGCTTCACCACGAGATCGATCGCCGCGGGCCTCGCGGCGCTGGCCGTCCTGACCGCGGGCGCCACCGCCGCGAGCGCCACCACCGAGTCCGACGCGATGGCCGCCCGGATGGAGCAGCTGGCGGCCTACGCGACCGCGGCCTGCGTCACCGGCGGCCCGACCGCGGCCGACACCGCCGCGGCCACCCGGCTCAACAGCGTCCTGACCGGCACGCTGAAGGGACACATGACGCCCTACCGGGTGTCCTGCGCCCGCGCCGTCATCGACGCCGTGCAGGCCCGCGGGCTGGACGAGCGCGCGGCCGTCATCGCGATCACCACCACGATCGTCGAGTCCCTGATCGAGAACATCAGCGAGCGGGTCGACCACACCAGCCTCGGCCTGTTCCAGCAGCTCGACTCCTGGGGCACCGAGGCGCAGCGCCTGAACCCGGCCTGGGCCACCAACGCGTTCCTGGACGTGATGGAGGACTTCTACCCCAACGGCAGCTGGCGCACCGCCGCGATCGGCGACGTCTGCCAGCGGGTGCAGCGCTCCGCGTTCCCCGAGCGCTACCAGCCGCAGGCCGCGGACGCGCAGCGCATCGTCGACGAGCTGAGCAGCCCGGCCGCGACCACGGTGTCGGTGTACGGCGCGCTCGGCGACGGGCGGCTGACCTACAGCACCATCAACTCGCAGACCGGCGACCGCACCAAGACCCTCGTCTCGACCGACAACCTCGGGTTCGTGCCCAAGGCACTGGCCACGCTGAACTTCAACACGGTGCTCGTGACCTCGCCCGCCGGCGTGCTCTACCGCGTCGACGTCATCACGAACAACAACTCGCTGCAGTTCAGCACCCCGACCGCGCTCGGCGGCGGCTGGACCCACGACATGCTGACGTATGACGGCCACGGCCACCTCTACGGCATCGCCGGCAGCACCCTGATGTCCTACGTGGTCTCCCGGCCCAAGCCCGCGAGCACCCAGATCGGCCAGCGCGCCGTGATCGGCACCGGCTTCACCATGCGCACCATCGCCGCCACCGGCGACGACTGGCTGATCGGCATCAGCACCACGGGCGTCCTGCGCTCGTACCACATCGCCGCCGACTACACCTGGACCGGCACGACGCTGGCGGACCGCTGGAGCACCTTCGACCAGATCGTGTCCCCCGGCTACGGCCTGTACTACGGCCAGACCCGCGACGGCGCGCTGTACCGCTACCACGACCACAACCCGTTCGACTTCGACGGCTCGGACATCCAGGGCTTCGGCACCGACCCGGTCGACACCCAGGGCTGGACGCAGACGCTGCTCTCGGCCCAGCCGTTCGGCGCCTAG
- a CDS encoding dihydrofolate reductase family protein, which produces MTKVTAQMSVSLDGCYTGPREPGDMSGWLDGPEAPGFFRVTRWAVDAAAWRERQGFAGGEQSADSDIVAEMFAAAGAYVMGRRMFDAGEVPWGDEPPFHAPVFVVTHRPREVLERRGTSFTFVTDGFERAVELAREAAGGKDVAVAGGGELLRQVLTAGLLDQLELHVAPVLLGDGQRLFDAGLGLGADDGIELVPERVVASPGVTHLRYTVSGRSKLVLDDRGAGGELVGHGERSAR; this is translated from the coding sequence ATGACCAAGGTGACAGCCCAGATGTCGGTATCCCTGGACGGCTGCTACACCGGCCCCCGCGAACCCGGCGACATGAGCGGCTGGCTGGACGGCCCCGAAGCGCCCGGCTTCTTCCGGGTCACCCGCTGGGCCGTCGACGCCGCCGCCTGGCGCGAGCGGCAGGGCTTCGCCGGCGGCGAGCAGTCGGCCGACTCGGACATCGTCGCGGAGATGTTCGCGGCGGCCGGTGCCTACGTCATGGGCCGGCGCATGTTCGACGCCGGCGAGGTGCCCTGGGGCGACGAGCCGCCGTTCCACGCGCCGGTGTTCGTCGTCACCCACCGCCCCCGGGAGGTGCTCGAACGCCGGGGTACCTCCTTCACCTTCGTCACCGACGGGTTCGAGCGGGCGGTCGAGCTGGCAAGGGAAGCCGCCGGCGGCAAGGACGTCGCGGTCGCCGGCGGCGGCGAGCTGCTGCGCCAGGTGCTGACCGCCGGGCTGCTCGACCAGCTCGAGCTGCACGTCGCCCCGGTGCTGCTGGGCGACGGCCAGCGCCTGTTCGACGCGGGTCTCGGCCTCGGCGCGGACGACGGCATCGAGCTGGTCCCGGAGCGGGTCGTCGCGTCGCCCGGGGTGACCCACCTCCGCTATACCGTCAGCGGGCGGTCGAAGCTGGTGCTGGACGACCGCGGCGCCGGCGGCGAGCTGGTCGGGCACGGAGAGCGGAGCGCGCGATGA
- a CDS encoding CHAP domain-containing protein, which produces MFRNRVRAAALAFLVLLSGLTTTALTAAPASAAASCAGGVSVYGVLPDGRLSYTTIDPDSGDLTHVVVSSRTLGFTAKALATLNFNTLLVTSTSGVLYRVDVVTNSASLTFNDPIDLQHGWTHNLLSYDGHGHLYGTTSGGSLLQYLVSAAKPGTNQIGQRREIGSGGFALKTMAAAGDDRLIATASDGQLISYAVSQTGTTYTRGQLDDAGWQSFENLVSPGGGLYYGKNPDGAMYWYEDDDPTDGSGTDIAYHLNDPVASRGWTQYLLSADPAGCTSTTPVQPLRSKIATLATGEVGTTEASCDKYNDACDYGANDWCAMFATWTWSAAGVSGVPRGTFVARALGKWGVDHDLFKSRTGSSHGSPKIGDWVIYGPPDGSTGGHVDVITAVHPDGTLTVVGGNVSNKVTRRTIDPDTARSGADNVLISGYVSPPGA; this is translated from the coding sequence ATGTTCAGAAACAGAGTGCGCGCCGCTGCGCTGGCGTTCCTCGTCCTGCTCAGCGGCCTGACGACGACCGCGCTGACCGCCGCTCCCGCCTCCGCCGCCGCGTCGTGCGCCGGTGGGGTTTCGGTCTACGGCGTGCTGCCCGACGGCCGGCTCAGCTACACCACGATCGACCCGGACAGCGGCGACCTCACGCACGTCGTCGTCTCCTCGAGGACGCTCGGGTTCACCGCGAAGGCGCTGGCCACGCTCAACTTCAACACGCTGCTCGTGACCTCGACGTCCGGTGTCCTCTACCGCGTCGACGTCGTCACCAACAGCGCGAGCCTCACCTTCAACGACCCGATCGACCTCCAGCACGGCTGGACCCACAACCTGCTGTCCTACGACGGCCACGGCCACCTCTACGGCACGACCTCCGGTGGTTCCCTGCTGCAGTACCTCGTTTCCGCGGCCAAGCCGGGCACGAACCAGATCGGCCAGCGCCGCGAGATCGGCAGCGGCGGGTTCGCGCTCAAGACCATGGCCGCGGCCGGGGACGACCGGCTCATCGCGACCGCGTCCGACGGCCAGCTGATCAGCTACGCCGTTTCGCAGACCGGCACCACCTACACCCGCGGGCAGCTCGACGACGCCGGCTGGCAGAGCTTCGAAAACCTCGTCTCCCCCGGTGGCGGCCTGTACTACGGCAAGAACCCCGACGGCGCCATGTACTGGTACGAGGACGACGACCCGACGGACGGCTCCGGCACGGACATCGCCTACCACCTGAACGACCCGGTCGCCTCGCGCGGCTGGACGCAGTACCTGCTCTCGGCCGACCCGGCCGGCTGCACCAGCACCACCCCGGTCCAGCCGCTGCGCTCGAAGATCGCCACCCTCGCCACCGGCGAGGTCGGCACCACCGAAGCGAGCTGCGACAAGTACAACGACGCCTGCGACTACGGCGCGAACGACTGGTGCGCGATGTTCGCCACCTGGACCTGGTCCGCGGCCGGCGTCTCCGGCGTGCCGCGCGGCACCTTCGTCGCCCGCGCCCTCGGCAAGTGGGGTGTCGACCACGACCTGTTCAAGTCCCGCACCGGCAGCTCGCACGGCAGCCCGAAGATCGGGGACTGGGTCATCTACGGCCCGCCGGACGGCAGCACGGGCGGCCACGTCGACGTGATCACCGCGGTGCACCCCGACGGCACGCTCACCGTCGTCGGCGGCAACGTCAGCAACAAGGTGACGCGGCGGACGATCGACCCCGACACGGCCCGTTCCGGCGCGGACAACGTGCTGATCTCCGGCTACGTCTCCCCGCCCGGCGCCTGA
- a CDS encoding DUF6351 family protein — MANRAFAVAALIAPLLLTGTAAAGAAPGTPPGRRLAIETVSNPRPALVSGGQVLVKIVPPERTPAGRVHVEAGGRDVTASFRPQPDGSLLGLVTGLRDGVTDLSARANGPGPDQRANLRVTNHPISGPVFSGAQQHPFYCETQAFGLPAAQQPLCGAPTQVSYQYRTTAGAFAPLADPASRPADLATATVDGQAVPYVVRVERGTIDRAVYELAALYTGEPSPTAPEAGWNGKLVYTFGGGCNAGYHQGNSTGGVVNDLFLARGFAVASSSLNVLDNNCSPIISAEAAMMVKEHFAETYGPVAHTIGWGGSGGAIQQYDIAENYPGIVDGIIPGVSFPDPLTVGGPVSDCRLLDRYFAGPGASFTAAQKQAVAGFASYDSCVSWDLTFASRATATGSCNAAIPAAARWDPVTNPGGVKCNSNEQLVNQLGRDPKTGFVRSPLDTTGVQYGLGALKAGTITAAQFADLNAGIGGLDYTGTPVAQRTAADPKALNAAYADDIVNSASQGLRETPIIDQRTDLDFAGPGNDIHTTEWSYVLRQRLLRANGTAGNQVIIENHATAPEAAAAGAYELDAMDRWLTAIDADGSHRTRQQKVLANRPGDLGDGCYLSASSRITEELTYPASGQCGALYPVAANTRMVAGESLALDVLKCRLKPVDFRDYPVTFTPADQQRLRAAFPGGVCDYSRPGVGQRPPLGTWLSYGDERTGTTPPTKVR; from the coding sequence GTGGCGAACCGTGCTTTCGCAGTGGCGGCCCTGATCGCGCCCCTCCTCCTGACGGGGACCGCGGCCGCCGGGGCGGCTCCCGGCACGCCACCGGGGCGGCGCCTGGCGATCGAGACCGTGTCGAACCCGCGGCCCGCGCTCGTCAGCGGGGGACAGGTGCTGGTCAAGATCGTCCCGCCGGAGCGCACGCCGGCCGGGCGGGTGCACGTCGAGGCCGGCGGCCGCGACGTCACCGCGAGCTTCCGCCCCCAGCCGGACGGCAGCCTGCTCGGCCTGGTGACCGGCCTGCGCGACGGCGTCACCGACCTGAGCGCGCGGGCGAACGGGCCCGGCCCGGACCAGCGGGCGAACCTGCGCGTCACCAACCACCCGATCAGCGGGCCCGTCTTCTCCGGCGCGCAGCAGCACCCGTTCTACTGCGAGACCCAGGCGTTCGGCCTTCCCGCGGCGCAGCAGCCGTTGTGCGGCGCGCCGACGCAGGTGAGCTACCAGTACCGGACCACCGCCGGGGCGTTCGCGCCGCTGGCGGACCCGGCGAGCCGGCCCGCGGACCTCGCGACGGCCACCGTCGACGGGCAGGCGGTGCCGTACGTGGTCCGCGTCGAGCGCGGCACGATCGACCGCGCCGTCTACGAGCTGGCGGCGCTCTACACCGGCGAGCCGTCGCCGACCGCGCCGGAGGCCGGCTGGAACGGGAAGCTGGTCTACACCTTCGGCGGCGGCTGCAACGCGGGCTACCACCAGGGGAACTCGACCGGCGGGGTCGTCAACGACCTGTTCCTGGCCCGGGGCTTCGCGGTCGCGTCGTCGAGCCTGAACGTGCTCGACAACAACTGCAGCCCGATCATCTCGGCCGAGGCGGCGATGATGGTCAAGGAACACTTCGCCGAGACCTACGGCCCGGTCGCCCACACCATCGGCTGGGGCGGCTCGGGCGGGGCGATCCAGCAGTACGACATCGCCGAGAACTACCCGGGCATCGTCGACGGCATCATCCCCGGGGTCTCGTTCCCGGACCCGCTGACCGTGGGCGGCCCGGTGTCGGACTGCCGCCTGCTGGACCGGTACTTCGCCGGGCCGGGCGCGTCGTTCACCGCGGCGCAGAAGCAGGCCGTCGCGGGCTTCGCCAGCTACGACTCGTGCGTCTCCTGGGACCTGACCTTCGCCAGCCGGGCGACCGCGACCGGCAGCTGCAACGCGGCCATCCCGGCCGCGGCGCGGTGGGATCCGGTCACCAACCCGGGCGGGGTCAAGTGCAACTCGAACGAGCAGCTCGTCAACCAGCTCGGCCGGGACCCGAAGACCGGGTTCGTGCGGAGCCCGCTGGACACCACCGGCGTGCAGTACGGCTTGGGCGCGCTGAAGGCCGGGACGATCACGGCCGCGCAGTTCGCCGACCTCAACGCCGGGATCGGCGGCCTCGATTACACCGGGACGCCCGTGGCGCAGCGGACCGCGGCCGACCCGAAGGCGCTCAACGCCGCGTACGCCGACGACATCGTGAACTCGGCGTCGCAAGGCTTGCGGGAGACGCCGATCATCGACCAGCGGACCGACCTCGACTTCGCCGGTCCCGGCAACGACATTCACACCACCGAGTGGTCTTATGTGCTGCGGCAACGGCTTTTGCGGGCCAACGGCACCGCCGGCAACCAGGTCATCATCGAAAACCACGCCACCGCCCCCGAAGCGGCGGCCGCCGGTGCCTACGAGCTGGACGCGATGGACCGCTGGCTGACCGCGATCGACGCCGACGGCTCGCACCGGACTCGACAGCAGAAGGTGCTGGCGAACCGGCCGGGCGATCTCGGCGACGGGTGCTACCTGTCGGCGTCGTCCCGGATCACCGAAGAGCTGACGTACCCGGCGAGCGGCCAGTGCGGCGCGCTGTACCCGGTGGCGGCCAACACGCGGATGGTCGCGGGGGAGAGCCTGGCCCTCGACGTGCTGAAGTGCCGGTTGAAGCCGGTGGACTTCCGCGACTACCCGGTCACCTTCACCCCGGCGGACCAGCAGCGGCTGCGCGCGGCGTTCCCCGGCGGGGTGTGCGACTACAGCCGTCCGGGCGTCGGCCAGCGCCCGCCGCTCGGGACGTGGCTGAGCTACGGCGACGAACGGACCGGCACCACGCCGCCGACGAAGGTGCGGTGA
- a CDS encoding LuxR C-terminal-related transcriptional regulator, with protein MLEGLLSADAGALYDAMVRSGPVPLDDPRAASPEMRELIDRGFVRRDYRDDPVLAPMEPVRAVDHAILGAQQRLVEQQRQIVSARQQLDMLQTVYRATYGGGSDAAVEVLSDPQRIGALSLELCLSAKAEFLTFTTRHFKRKPDANTAMALPDAVTERGVRLRNVYERPALEFEGAKDVVEASIAAGWNMRVAPELPMKMVIADQHSALLPLDPSGMAGAVFVRSPTIVAGLRMLFELVWSQAVPIGDGGGPQRHGLTPTQAKVLDLLATGMTDGAIARHLDVSERTVRRHVQGLLDALQADNRVAAVHAATRLGWLG; from the coding sequence ATGCTGGAAGGGCTGCTGTCGGCCGACGCGGGAGCGCTGTACGACGCGATGGTGCGCTCCGGGCCGGTGCCGCTGGACGATCCGCGGGCCGCGAGCCCGGAGATGCGGGAGCTGATCGATCGCGGGTTCGTCCGGCGCGACTACCGCGATGACCCGGTGCTGGCGCCGATGGAACCGGTCCGGGCCGTGGACCACGCGATCCTCGGCGCGCAGCAGCGGCTGGTCGAGCAGCAGCGCCAGATCGTCTCGGCGCGCCAGCAGCTCGACATGCTCCAGACCGTCTACCGGGCGACCTACGGCGGCGGCAGCGACGCGGCCGTCGAGGTGCTGTCCGACCCGCAGCGGATCGGTGCGCTGTCGCTCGAGCTGTGCCTGTCCGCGAAGGCGGAGTTCCTCACCTTCACCACGCGGCACTTCAAGCGCAAACCCGACGCGAACACGGCGATGGCCCTGCCCGACGCGGTGACCGAGCGCGGGGTGCGGCTGCGCAACGTCTACGAGCGCCCCGCGCTGGAGTTCGAGGGGGCGAAGGACGTCGTCGAGGCCAGCATCGCCGCCGGGTGGAACATGCGGGTGGCGCCCGAGCTGCCGATGAAGATGGTGATCGCCGACCAGCATTCGGCGCTGCTGCCGCTCGACCCCAGCGGGATGGCGGGCGCGGTCTTCGTGCGCAGCCCGACCATCGTCGCCGGCCTGCGGATGCTGTTCGAGCTGGTGTGGAGCCAGGCCGTCCCGATCGGCGACGGCGGCGGGCCGCAGCGCCACGGCCTGACGCCGACCCAGGCCAAGGTGCTCGACCTGCTGGCCACCGGGATGACCGACGGGGCCATCGCGCGCCACCTCGACGTGAGCGAGCGGACCGTGCGCCGTCATGTTCAGGGCCTGCTGGACGCCCTGCAAGCGGACAACCGGGTGGCCGCGGTCCACGCGGCCACCCGGCTCGGCTGGCTCGGTTAG
- a CDS encoding SDR family NAD(P)-dependent oxidoreductase — MSKVWFVTGSSRGLGRQFVEAALSRGDRVAATARSAAGFEALVAEHGDKLLPLEMDVTDKAAVGEAVKRAAEHFGRLDVVVNNAGYAQIGAVEELSEQQLRDQLETNFFGAVWVIQAVLPYLREQRAGHIIQLSSAAGLIAMPLGGVYQASKWALEALNETLAQEVAEFGVKVTIVEPAGFATRDGKNPDPLANGHLAEPIPAYDGLRGRLAGFMGKQPAGDPAAAAQALLTLVDTEQPPLRVLFGQGFYPMLKQVYADRLDTWAQWQDLSAQAHGALEG; from the coding sequence GTGAGCAAGGTCTGGTTCGTCACCGGTTCGTCCCGCGGCTTGGGCCGCCAGTTCGTCGAAGCCGCGTTGTCGCGCGGTGACCGGGTGGCCGCGACCGCCCGGTCGGCCGCGGGCTTCGAAGCGCTCGTCGCCGAACACGGTGACAAGCTCCTTCCGCTGGAAATGGACGTCACCGACAAGGCCGCCGTCGGCGAGGCCGTCAAACGGGCCGCCGAGCATTTCGGGCGGCTGGACGTCGTCGTGAACAACGCCGGTTACGCGCAGATCGGCGCCGTCGAGGAACTGTCGGAACAGCAGCTGCGGGACCAGCTGGAAACGAATTTCTTCGGCGCCGTCTGGGTCATCCAGGCCGTACTGCCTTACCTGCGCGAGCAGCGCGCCGGTCACATCATCCAGCTGTCCTCGGCCGCCGGGCTGATCGCGATGCCGCTGGGCGGGGTGTACCAGGCGTCCAAGTGGGCGCTCGAAGCCCTCAACGAGACCCTCGCCCAGGAGGTCGCCGAGTTCGGCGTCAAGGTCACCATCGTCGAGCCCGCCGGCTTCGCCACCCGTGACGGCAAGAACCCGGATCCGCTCGCCAACGGCCACCTCGCCGAGCCGATCCCCGCCTACGACGGGCTCCGCGGCCGGCTCGCCGGGTTCATGGGCAAGCAGCCCGCCGGCGACCCGGCGGCGGCCGCCCAGGCGTTGCTCACCCTCGTCGACACCGAGCAGCCGCCGCTGCGGGTGCTCTTCGGGCAGGGCTTCTACCCGATGCTCAAGCAGGTCTACGCCGACCGGCTCGACACCTGGGCTCAGTGGCAGGACCTGTCCGCCCAAGCCCACGGCGCCCTCGAGGGCTGA
- a CDS encoding RNA polymerase sigma factor codes for MTGWQDVRRLVPEVLGVLVRRYGRFDACEDAVQEALVAASAQWPVEGWPENPRAWLVTVASRRLADQVRSDAARRRREEADALRTPPAGGEVYPDDTLTLLFLCCHPALTPSSQIALTLRAVGGLTTAEIARAFLVPEATIAQRISRAKQRIKAAGARFALPPPPEQAARLGVVLHVIYLVFNEGYTATSGTRLVRADLTAEAIRLARELHRLLPADGEVAGLLALLLLTDARRRARTDADGSLVPLGEQDRTLWDAEAIAEGVALVTGALPKGPVGPYQLQAAIAAVHDEAPTAELTDWPQILALYTVLERVAPNPAVTLNRAVAVAEVHGPAPALALLDTLAADQRIAASHHLVSVRAHLLELAGDHDAARAGYQEAARRTTSEPERRHLLTRAARLA; via the coding sequence GTGACCGGCTGGCAGGACGTCCGGCGGCTGGTGCCCGAGGTGCTCGGCGTGCTCGTGCGCCGCTACGGCCGTTTCGACGCCTGCGAAGACGCCGTCCAGGAAGCGCTGGTGGCCGCCAGCGCCCAGTGGCCGGTGGAGGGGTGGCCGGAGAACCCCCGCGCGTGGCTGGTGACGGTGGCGTCGCGCCGCCTCGCCGACCAGGTGCGCAGCGACGCCGCACGCCGCCGCCGGGAGGAGGCCGACGCCCTCCGCACTCCTCCCGCCGGCGGCGAGGTGTACCCCGACGACACCCTCACGCTGCTGTTCCTGTGCTGCCACCCGGCGTTGACGCCGTCGTCGCAGATCGCGCTGACGCTGCGTGCCGTCGGCGGCCTGACGACCGCCGAGATCGCCCGGGCCTTCCTGGTGCCCGAAGCGACCATCGCGCAGCGCATCAGCCGCGCGAAGCAGCGCATCAAGGCGGCCGGGGCCCGCTTCGCCCTGCCACCGCCGCCCGAACAGGCGGCGCGGCTCGGCGTCGTGCTCCACGTGATCTACCTCGTCTTCAACGAGGGCTACACGGCCACGTCCGGGACGCGGCTGGTGCGGGCGGACCTGACGGCGGAGGCGATCCGGCTGGCCCGCGAGCTCCACCGGCTGCTCCCCGCCGACGGCGAGGTGGCCGGGCTCCTGGCTCTCCTGCTGCTGACCGACGCCCGCCGCCGGGCCCGCACGGACGCGGACGGGTCGCTGGTCCCGCTGGGCGAGCAGGACCGGACGCTCTGGGACGCCGAAGCCATCGCCGAGGGCGTGGCACTGGTGACCGGTGCCCTGCCGAAGGGCCCGGTCGGCCCGTACCAGCTCCAGGCCGCGATCGCCGCCGTCCACGACGAGGCACCGACCGCCGAACTCACCGACTGGCCGCAGATCCTGGCCCTCTACACCGTGCTCGAACGCGTGGCGCCCAACCCGGCGGTGACGCTCAACCGGGCGGTCGCGGTGGCCGAGGTCCACGGGCCCGCGCCCGCGCTGGCCCTGCTCGACACCCTCGCGGCCGACCAGCGCATCGCCGCGTCGCACCACCTCGTGTCCGTCCGCGCCCACCTGCTCGAACTGGCCGGCGACCACGACGCCGCGCGCGCCGGCTACCAGGAGGCGGCCCGGCGCACCACCAGCGAACCCGAGCGGCGCCATCTCCTGACCCGCGCCGCCCGCCTGGCCTGA
- a CDS encoding ROK family transcriptional regulator encodes MHLAFLRDYHEALVLALARTEPTLERGTVAEVTGLTPQAVSKVLARLVEEGLLEPAGVRRPARGKPAAVYRLVPASRWAIGAHVTRRELRLVRADLAGTVHSSAAAPLPADFTPEELLDELAAGVTAMIGEHRMTTPELAGVGIGMIGPLDQSTGTVRGAHRLRHWQDVPLAELAGQRLGLPVVVDKDVTAGVTAEAWRRGTTFRDAALVVVDAGVGAGLWLGGAAHRGAHTNASEFGHAVVQLGGPRCACGRHGCLEAVHERAADPAAAAAVLATGVVNLLQTLDLGHIVLGGADLLPHGELYRAAVEHAVRTQLPGADWLDVEVSLTSLGTDVVAAGAAMQVLDARYGLPDPARHRRPPVRRVENGRPAPTEGYRRPNRPPPREAHER; translated from the coding sequence GTGCACCTGGCTTTCCTGCGGGACTACCACGAAGCGCTGGTGCTCGCGCTGGCCCGGACCGAGCCCACGCTCGAGCGCGGCACCGTCGCGGAAGTCACCGGGCTGACCCCGCAGGCCGTGTCGAAGGTGCTGGCCCGTCTGGTCGAGGAGGGGCTGCTCGAACCCGCGGGCGTGCGGCGCCCGGCGCGCGGCAAGCCGGCCGCGGTCTACCGGCTCGTCCCGGCGAGCCGCTGGGCGATCGGCGCCCACGTCACCCGCCGTGAGCTGCGGCTGGTCCGCGCCGACCTGGCCGGCACCGTCCACTCGTCGGCGGCGGCCCCGCTGCCCGCCGACTTCACGCCGGAGGAGTTGCTGGACGAGCTGGCGGCCGGCGTCACGGCGATGATCGGCGAGCACCGGATGACCACGCCGGAGCTCGCCGGGGTCGGCATCGGCATGATCGGGCCGCTCGACCAGTCGACCGGCACCGTCCGCGGCGCGCACCGGCTGCGGCACTGGCAGGACGTCCCGCTCGCCGAACTCGCCGGGCAGCGCCTCGGCCTGCCCGTGGTCGTGGACAAGGACGTCACCGCCGGCGTCACGGCCGAAGCCTGGCGCCGCGGCACCACTTTCCGCGACGCCGCCCTGGTCGTGGTCGACGCCGGGGTCGGCGCCGGGCTGTGGCTGGGCGGCGCCGCCCACCGCGGCGCGCACACCAACGCCAGCGAGTTCGGCCACGCCGTCGTCCAGCTCGGCGGCCCGCGCTGCGCCTGCGGCCGGCACGGCTGCCTGGAAGCCGTCCACGAGCGGGCGGCCGATCCGGCCGCCGCGGCCGCCGTGCTCGCGACCGGCGTCGTCAACCTCCTGCAGACCCTCGACCTCGGCCACATCGTCCTCGGCGGCGCGGACCTGCTCCCCCACGGCGAGCTCTACCGGGCCGCCGTCGAGCACGCCGTGCGCACCCAGCTGCCGGGCGCGGACTGGCTCGACGTCGAAGTTTCCCTGACCTCGCTGGGCACCGACGTCGTGGCGGCCGGGGCGGCCATGCAGGTGCTCGACGCCCGTTACGGCCTCCCCGACCCGGCCCGACATCGGCGGCCGCCGGTCAGGCGTGTCGAGAACGGCCGGCCGGCTCCGACTGAGGGGTACCGGCGGCCGAACCGGCCGCCCCCACGAGAGGCGCACGAACGATGA